From the genome of Bombus pascuorum chromosome 2, iyBomPasc1.1, whole genome shotgun sequence, one region includes:
- the LOC132916207 gene encoding uncharacterized protein LOC132916207, producing the protein MRWDAALYLLSLLLFSLANLCWALVETRGCNRTVRNSVGWIRWTGRMGRCIIRIRAPPRDPQVIELKVRRLQVGFLKETRCEGAYVQFSDGSEDLEDETGRYCGYVSGNTTRLFLRKGPNLTIIMDSDVKFAAENPVIFSAQFSILPAQLAAERHRGFSPSSSTECPLECAVRNDRRSCRLASPGYPGVYPRGIKCRIALESSAGRFKIGGQPDDLFDLMNRTSQDGCQTENCEQHVEIVAEVTKTRVARSKDERSLTEEVPVERRARRSPDHDEEVEFIIGQTSHKTRKGRNNRRRLKKAKKEADGSKGPRGNSHGKAANGDIRRNIGRPKEITEQSSADAFHGSRSSFRHSGGYRDQGIRLESIQKRLRHPQRVHKKSMDSISSKKNFDHDLRDISDARILPDGLGHEIARKGLSQEKITALQVPDYRYAKKSRIPEKLASTSCVGDYLALLENVDGKIFEISKFCGEGHVPRILSKGRSIIVEFFAEQDGTIMHDGFQLSFQETEEAPGVKHDRNCEFVYKSTERTRESIKSLQSWYPPNTLCSYKFMGRSSEKISVHMKIIRNEPDQEYALQKRNFSLNYCSGNEIAVYNGIEVNNSVLMWSYCDVSHQDINNIQVPLTSSGNELLIQYYSAKGSYDGQEFTYTISYRFIKKSQNSTTRRQVQDDFKLISLRPVNFSALNFNESENCNCDFGDRIGSFKNWFMVLVVLGIVSFLGAILTIIALLAKCIKMRSMEKKLLQTPKL; encoded by the exons GATGCAATCGCACTGTCAGGAATTCCGTTGGATGGATACGATGGACGGGACGAATGGGACGATGTATTATTCGCATCAGAGCGCCTCCTAGAGATCCtcag GTGATCGAGTTAAAAGTTAGGAGGTTGCAAGTTGGTTTCCTGAAAGAAACCAGATGCGAAGGCGCTTACGTTCAATTCTCTGATGGCAGCGAGGATCTTGAGGATGAAACAGGACGTTACTGCGGCTATGTGAGTGGCAACACAACCAG GCTGTTCCTGCGAAAGGGACCGAATTTAACGATCATAATGGACTCGGACGTAAAGTTCGCCGCCGAAAATCCGGTGATCTTCTCCGCCCAGTTTTCCATACTACCTGCTCAGCTGGCCGCCGAACGGCATCGTGGATTCTCGCCGTCCTCTTCGACCGAGTGCCCATTGGAGTGCGCCGTGAGGAACGATCGAAGGTCCTGCAGGCTCGCATCCCCGGGTTATCCGGGCGTGTATCCGCGTGGTATCAAATGTAGGATTGCTCTGGAGTCGAGCGCGGGTCGCTTTAAAATCGGCGGACAACCGGACGACCTTTTCGACCTGATGAACCGTACGTCGCAGGACGGTTGCCAGACGGAGAACTGCGAACAGCACGTTGAGATCGTGGCGGAAGTGACGAAGACGAGGGTCGCCAGATCGAAAGACGAACGATCTCTAACGGAAGAGGTTCCGGTTGAGAGGCGAGCGAGGAGGAGCCCGGATCACGACGAGGAGGTGGAATTTATCATTGGGCAAACGTCGCACAAGACCAGGAAGGGCAGAAATAATCGAAGAAGACTTAAGAAAGCCAAAAAGGAAGCGGACGGATCAAAGGGTCCGCGCGGCAATTCCCATGGAAAAGCAGCGAACGGGGATATCCGGAGAAATATCGGCCGTCCAAAAGAGATCACTGAACAGTCTTCAGCAGACGCGTTCCACGGCTCGAGGAGCAGCTTCAGGCATTCCGGTGGCTATCGCGATCAAGGAATCCGGCTAGAATCTATCCAGAAGAGACTTCGTCACCCGCAGCGCGTCCATAAGAAGTCCATGGATTCGATAAGCTCAAAAAAGAATTTCGATCATGATCTAAGAGATATATCGGACGCGAGGATTCTACCCGACGGGTTGGGACACGAGATTGCAAGGAAAGGCTTGAGCCAGGAGAAGATCACCGCGTTACAG GTTCCCGACTACAGATACGCAAAGAAGAGTCGAATACCAGAAAAATTAGCAAGCACCAGTTGCGTGGGCGATTATCTGGCGTTGCTGGAGAACGTGGACGGAAAGATCTTTGAAATCTCCAAGTTCTGCGGAGAGGGTCACGTTCCACGGATCCTTTCGAAAGGAAGGAGCATTATCGTGGAGTTCTTTGCGGAACAGGACGGCACTATAATGCACGACGGGTTCCAGTTGTCGTTTCAGGAAACGGAAGAGGCGCCCGGCGTGAAACACGATCGAAATTGCGAGTTCGTTTACAAAAGTACGGAACGAACCAGGGAAAGTATCAAGTCGTTGCAGAGCTGGTATCCGCCGAATACTTTGTGCAGTTACAAATTTATGGGCAGATCGTCGGAAAAGATCTCCGTTCATATGAAGATAATCAGGAACGAGCCGGACCAGGAATACGCTTTGCAGAAACGGAACTTCAGCCTGAATTACTGCTCCGGAAACGAGATTGCGGTTTACAATGGGATCGAG GTGAACAACAGTGTCTTGATGTGGTCTTACTGCGATGTGTCCCACCAGgatattaataacattcaaGTTCCTCTCACCTCCAGCGGAAATGAATtgttaatacaatattatagcGCGAAGGGCTCGTACGATGGGCAAGAATTCACTTACACGATATCCTACAGGTTCATAAAGAAATCGCAGAATTCTACCACTAGACGTCAAGTACAGGACGATTTCAAGCTGATCTCTCTCAGGCCGGTAAACTTTTCAGCGTTAAACTTCAACGAGAGCGAGAATTGCAATTGCGATTTCGGCGACAGAATCGGCAGCTTTAAAAACTGGTTTATGGTACTCGTT